The window TTGTAACTTATATAAGCTATTTTGTCTGAAAGATCGTTAATCTGTGCGGGGTTGTTGGTGGAAATTTTGTAGACACAAGGAATTAATTTTCTGATCACAGCCAAATGCAAAATGTCAAAATCAGATGCTATGGTTCTGTTTGGATATAAGAAGTCAGCACCAAAAGATTTGATATCTGGATTTTAATATCTTCGAAATGCATTGCTCTTCTGTTCAAGCCTTCCACAGTCTAtacaaacaaattaaataaacacaCTTCATGTTCCATTctagaaaagaaacaaacatgTGTCACATCTatgctttatatttttattaattttgaattgggATTTTATTCAGTCCCAAGTTTTAGTTGGCACTCTAGATTTACTGAAGAAGAGGGACATATACCCACATTGATGCCATAATTCATGTCTTCTTCCTAAAGTCAGGAGCATTCTGAGGAATATTAGGACTAGTTATTGGCTTTGAACCCTATTGTGGAACCTGCAAGAGGGCTCATGGGTGCCTTCTTTTCAACCCTTTTTCCgggggaaaataaataaaaaataaaaaagacaccttgctaacataatatttaaattagttttttgattttgttaagctactaattttcttaaaaggtaTGAAAATTAGTATTAGTTTGGTACAAATGAATTtgcatatattaatttttctttgcttatagaaaattaataatgaggTCAAATATAgacatgtattatttttttgttcctaTTAAAAACACagaatgctttttttttttcctcctttataATTAGGACTCTTGCACAGCCATGGACCTCATTGAGATGGAAAGAAGAGAACAACTTATCCTGATTCTATATATTATAGTAAACATACTTAATATGCTTACTACACTTGGTACGACTACAAGGAAACATTATCAGAGGCAAACATTGATGGAAAGACCAGCTAAAAGAGAATTTTTGCGAGTTGAAAATCTTAATCGATTGATTTATGGGAGTGATATAGCATGTATGGAGCAACTTAGGATGGATAGACATACTTTCACCACATTATGTTCTATGCTTTGTACTATTGGTAAACTAAAGGATTCAAAATATGTTGATGTAGAAGAAATGGTTGCATTATTCTTGCATATTCTCGCACATCATGTAAAGAATCGagttaattgaatatttgtacattagggttatacgattttttatagttaattttttatttattaagtatatatttttttttactcttattatttaataacaaaaaactctcaaaatttatttatttttaaaataaaaaaaattttaaaattatatgtaaggatattattataaatttatttatttttcatttccattcctattattatcaaacattggaatggaaacaaataatcattccaatattgcattcctaagttcatccaaatgctagaaatggaatcatcaaattcatttctttccactaagaaataggaatggaaacaaaatattcgtCTCCATTCCTtattccgacgtaccaaacaccccctaagtaTAATGAGAATGAAGTTAAGAATGATTTCAAAGGAAATGAAATCTCacttataaatgaaatttttattccTCTCTAATAgaaggtattttgattcattagtgcaagttatttttaaaaatacttttcaaaaatttttaaaaacccaaaactttttttaataagctatttttaaaaatatttttttattttaattttgtaaaaaaattataaatgtaatttatataacataaattagatttaattcaagtcttattaaaaataaaaataattttgagactataaataaattaaaaataagtaattttaataaaatatgaatagtaatattataattataatcataacttatatttttttttatgaatattaattataaaagtatggatattaatatcttataaaagcataaatattgatttattttattaaaaataaatatatataattgaacaTGTAATAAACAGGCCTTATATTCTTCCAATATTAATCAGTTTGGTCTCATTCCTCCATTCTAAGGATTAAGTGAAGCTAACATAGGATAAACAACATTATCTATCCAATtcttagataaaaaataatatatagtgAGTAAAAAGCTTCCCTAAAGAAATGTAGGGGAATCAATTCATGtcattaattttgttaaaaaataataaaaattacacCTTATGTTCTCAAGGGTATCAAAGAAATTAACTAAAGAATCACTTGATATGATCTGTATTTATCTAGAgagaaaatataacaaattaaataaagaaaattaagttCTTTTAGCCTCTATTTAATCTGTCCAcacataaattttcaaaatttgtaacGTCCAGTCTTATGAGATTTTCTAATCGATCCCTCAAAGAAATCACGTGACAGTTGtttcaaatcattcaaattgCAACAACTCATCTGCTACTTCGCTCTCCATGGAATTTATATTAAGTAACCAACTCATCAAGGTGACtacatgaattaatttaaaaaatctgtCTGGAGAAGGCTGGCAGCTTATTCCATAACTCTCATCTCTCATTCTTCCTTTAttgcaattttcatttttcatatgcCTCATCCTCTGCAACTGAgaacctaaaaataaataagaaacaaaaacataGAGAAAAGTGGTTATTTAAATCAGGATCGTGAAGTTAATAACATCAATCAGCTACTTCCCTGATCCAAATGGAACTCGGGGTTTCTACAAATTTAGAAAAGACCATAAAAGTAGAAGCCCTAAACCTAAAGTAGGTCGAGCTTTAATCGATGTAACTGATGAAGTAGTTGTACTGACCACCACATATCAAGCTTCCACCGCTGTGACATGCTTGATGAGCATGGCGACAACATCTGATGAAACCCTAGAAGCAGACTCTTTCAAGCTTTGAATCCTCATTGCAGTTTCTTCATCAAGCCGTTTTACATTTGACCCACTGCTCCCACTCGTCTATATAAATCAAAAGTGAAGTGAGACCTTGTCATTCTAAAACCTTTGGCAATGACAATATTTGTGCTGATACCTCAGAAATTTTCTTCTGGTGGGCAGCTTCCATATTGGAGTGGTAGAGTTTCACTTCCCTCTCAGCTTCTTCTTTAGCTTGTTTCAACCTCGTCAACTTTACTGAAACACATTGTTCAATCATAGCATCATTTCGGATTACGAGTACTGTAACTTTGGAAAGAGATATGTAAGGATTGGGGTTTTACAGTTTTTAGCACTGGAAATAATCTGTCGGGCCTCCTGCTCTGCAGTCAGCAGCATCTGGATGCCTCCTTGTCCTTtcatggaatccatggaaaatatGCTACCTAAAATACAAGACTAAGCACTTTTCAATCCCATATATAGAGAAATATATCACTTAATTACTTCTGTATAATTCAGGatatatttttgagaaattttaattagaaagaaaaagaaaacagaagtagcatcatttcataaaattctGCCGAAGTAGATCATTCAATGTCTCAATTGCAGAATGATCCTGCAATTTGATGTAAATGGATCATTCTATTCCAATGCTTTCCAAATGATTCTAAAATACTTATCTCAAATGCGTTCCCCAACCTGGTGGATCTgagatgaaaaaacaaaatgttgtGACTCAAATCGATGTATTTAAGTGGGTCTTCCAAATTCCATATGCCAAATAAAAGACCCAATTCTTCAAATTGGATtctgaataataaaaaatttgaaggggaggaaattgaattaaaaacaaaaaaaaaaaaaacaaaaaacaaaaaaccaaggAAATGCACCCCATACCTGTGTTTAATTTCTTCAAAGGGAGAAGGTTGCAGTTAGTTTTTCAAGGCAAAAATACTGAGGTAGAGGAGGATATCATTTGGCTCTGGTAGTATTGAGATAAAAATGGATCATTTGCCACCCGTTCACCGGCTTCCTTGGTGGCTAGCACtaattggattaaaaaattgttacatttaattatttattttatttcattttttgggaCTAGCCACCTCCTATATTCCTTTtattacaatttatttatttatttatttatttaggtgGCACTAGTGATAGGATGTAAATTAATAAGTATATCAATTGTTATGTCCCATCACTACTTATCATATAAGCAAGTGTGGCCATCATAGTTATAACAAAATGTTTGGACTATCATTATGATTGTGATCACCCTTAAGAAGAAGGACACCTAAATCATATTATATCTTATCCTTTGCATCTTTTTGCATCCTTATTAATTTATAGTACGTTTTAGAAGACAATTTATAAGACCTAAGTTAGAGTTGAAGAGAAACTCTTGAAAGTAGATTAAGAACATCTTCGTATCTTTAAAAACGACTTCAAATCATCTTTCAATTATCTCGAAAGTTTCTTCAAATtatcttcaatttcttcaaagttcctttgaaatataaaaatctttaaaattttctaactttcaagcttcatcttcaaatctaccaaaaaaaaaaaaataaaaatctctcaATCAATGTTGTATAAATCAAGGTTTAAGTCATATTAAGGCCCAAGTTGCAATCAAACTTAGGTCAAATCAAAGCTCAATTCAAACCAAAACTTAAGTCAATTCAAGATTCAAAACAAATGTCCAAGCTAAGTGCCCGTAAAATCACATCATCAAAAATCTTTATTTGAGATCAAACTTCTTCAAgctctcataaaaaaaaagggtaataaAATGGAGATTGCACTTACAACATCCTCCAAATAAATGAACTCTTAATTTAACTTCATAACTTTTGAagagaaattttatttgttacatGAGGAAAATTCATGGACTATTTTCTTAGACTAGAGATTGTGCTCGCTTCACATTCCATATTCTCATTCCCATAAAAGAAGATAATTAAATGTATGCGTTTAAGGAGGTAtttgtctttatttattttttgtgcacATACCTACCAAATTAGAGAGATATCAACCCACCAAAATAATATCAGCATAGTAGGAGcttgaaattttaaatctgACAGTGGATTGGACATGTGGGCGCATCTCTTACGTGGATCTAACCTCCAAAGACGTGTTCTACACTCAGTTCTTTCCATAACCACACCCATTTGCCTCCCAAATCACTAACCCTTAATTTCCCAAATGTGTTATCCCTCCGTAGCCAGCCTCTGCCGCCATTGATTTGATCTCTTGAGTCGCAATTCACTTTCTCCCTTTCTCGAAAAACTCCTCGTTTCTCCCTCTACACCCTTCATCTTTAGGAGGATTCACTGCTTCGATGACATTCAAAGAACAGCCAGACCTGGTATTCTCataatcttttcctttttttttttttttccaaatatatttttctttcggCTTTAGAGGTTTCGATATCATGATTTTGTTGATGTTGCCTTTTTTATCCAtggaattttctatttttcatgcttcaattcatttccatttttgcATGATTGCTTTCTTTGATATATTTCCTCATCTAGATTTCATTGATCTTGGTAGCTTGAAGTTCATAACCTTTCACAAGATTtgagttcttttatttttggtaaatttggttttaacgggatttcatttctttcttctttgtttttttagtggatttgtttttaatgtgcttaattttctttgattttcttccaCATGCAATTTGCAAATGTCATTGCTTTAGAACATAGGGCTTGATATATCTCTAAAattgcttttcattttttcttataatttctttttgtgtgaTGTACCTGTGGTGAATAAAAAAGGGAATGGCCTAGGTCCATGCATCTTGGCATAACCTAGATCATATTTGAGGTGGGACAATGTAGCAGCAAGattctagtttttttaatagatgGGGATGAAGTCCAGACCCTAAGTCGCCTTGGGTTTGGTCTGGTGGTGGGAAAGTGTTATCCTACAAGGGCAGAGCCGAAAAAAGGGAAAACCCAAGACTTGCCCCCATATTCCTTAGTGAAGCCTAGCCTCTTGGGAGGCATTCTTTAATGTGATGACTCAGTTTAAGAAATAAGGGTAAGAGATTTAAACATAGATGTACTTGATCTTCCCAAAATATTCCTTGGAAAGTGTTTactatttcttctttttagtttttaaggaAGTTCAGACTAATAGAAAGCAGCCTTAAAATGAACTCTTAATTTGGAAATAAGACTTTTTTAAATGGTATTCTAAAACTTACATATTGATTATGAAGAAATGCATATCAATCAAGCAAGAAGTTTCATCTTTGATTAATTGAGTATTTGGGttttgaagatataacaacaaaTTCACCAGTCAAGACTAAGCTTTGATTAATCAAAAGCTCAAATTGActatttttacctttatttcctaaatccaatttttttcccttaaaatagAGTTTGAAAGTTCTCAATATGTTTTGGGCCTTATAAATTTTAGTAGATTTTCCGAAGAAAAATCCTAAGGTTTCCAAGTAACATGCCTATCTAATGTGCTTGGGACAATTATTTGCTATATCTTCCATTTGGATATATAGGACTAAGTCCTTTAACCTTTAAGTTGGTCAGGGAGATGGATGTGTCATTTCTCAACCTTTTCTAAACATTGTTTAATACAAGATTTGATGttatgattttgatatatattcaaAAGTCCCTACAATATgacaatgaaattgaaattatggTTGTTGATAAAGTTTTCATTTCCAAATTTGACTCTTCTTTGTGTTAGTGTTTTAGGTGATAATTCTCTCATGAATAGCATCTTGTCTGGAAACGCTACGGATAAGAACATGTCACCTTCATCTAGAGGTATGGGttcttttcctttcaaattCTACTTCTAGAAATGATGAGgcattaatcattttttatttcatgaacTTGCTAAGATCCTCTAAAAATGTGTGGATTGCGACTTGAATTTCTAACTCTAATATCTAGTCGACATCTATCTTTGGGGTTGTAATGCACTAGAGGAAATATGTACTTTGCTAGAAGATGATGTTAGTGTTTTTGGGCTAGATGACTTATTTGAATTGTTACTTGGAAGAAGGACCTTATCAAGTTGAGTCTATTGTCATTTCTTCTtcaatgcataaaaaaattttatatttcataattcATTACTCTGCATTTGATAAGGTGGtatattttcccttttagtGTCAGGAACAAGTAGTTGAATAAGTCAATTTACTTCATGCTATAGAAGTATGATGTAAAAGGGGTATAATGATACTAGTATAACAAGATAAAAGACATAATCATTTGTTCGTCAAGAAGAGGTATGACAACAAAGCAATTATGTCAAACATCCTAAGAAATTAAGTAATTCCTTCAATGTGGTGATGCTACAAATCATTGTTATCCTAAATAagataaaacatatatatatttttttattgtttaggtttgtttttttggaaagTACAATAGCATGAGCGGAGTCGGAAGAAGGTATGtattttacatttaattttattagcaatactaaaattatagaaaggccaatttttttttttactaagtttttatgtcttatatttactaGCTTGTAAGAGTAGGACATTTTTACTTGGACTAATCCAACTAACCCattgatctacttacaattattattattattattattgttttgggGGTGGGGAGGGGGTTGGGGAACAATTTCTTTATAGCATCATTAACTTGACCATGTATTTCATTTGCATTAGCTAGGTTCTAATATTTCCCAAAGATAGTCTAAATATCCCACACAACATACCAAATGGCAAGTGAGTGTTAACTTGTTAATTAACATAGCATACTAATATAACTTGTTGATTAACCGTAAATGGAACTGGGTTACtaaaaggatttatttttaacaaggTTCAAGTGTGGCAACCCTAACCTTGAGGATGGGCTACAAAGATAATGGGATCGCATGAGATTGAGACCAATTGTGTAGCCACTAGCTCAACAtcaaatgtttaataaaatatgaaaaataatggaaagaaagtttagaaaacaacaaaaaagttCCAAactaatgaaaacaaaaagactAAAAGATTAAGCCTTATGGCTCTAATACAACCCAAGTTTTAAATTATGTCTAGTAGAAGAAAAGACAAATGGACTCCATGTCTAGAGGCAAAGACACAATAGTTTTAGGGGCTTGTTATGGAACTGCTGATCCTCAACTTGAAGCTTCCTAAATGCTAGGTTTTgcttgagaaaagaaaattacaacgaTAGAGGAAACATGAGTACATGTATGATTGGAACCATTAGGATAGTCATGGCATGCTCatatttcataaatcaaattatgAATTAATAGCATCATGTTGATCTCTAACATCATTTCTAACTTTGCATTTTgacaaaattaaattagttgaCTATATCTCATGTTTCCCAAGTCATTAGTTATATAGAACGTAGGGAAGAGATCACTTATATggtaaataattataaaagcatTCACATGATAAGAGTATTCACATAAAACTCATAGTCGGGGTTTCCACACAACTCACAGTTATTTGAATACTCCCCTAAATATAGTTCAagcacaaaatcaaaataaggtAGAAGGAAGGAATTGACTAAACTATAGTATGGAAAACTAGACCCTAAATAGAAGCCTTATGTCCTTAGGATTGTTAAGATTTCCAATAAATTCAAGCAaattggtttggttttaaaaaaaccattaagATCAGTTCGatttgggaattttaaaaattgacttaattgatttgattttttgtttcattatcTCCAAATTGATAAAAGCTATACCAATtggatttaaaatctaaattaatttgaatccAACAAATCATTTAACTAAACCAAACCAACATTAAACAATGTTGGTTTGACTCAATTTTTCATCACTAAAAGGTTGGTtttgttttattcaaataaaaacaaccaTGTCGGTTTTGATAAATTCTTTTCCAAAACTTAATCAAATTACACCTTTTTATACCCCTAGTTTCAActctaaaagttttttaaaCAATGTACATTCTTCAAGATCTTAGTGCACTAGGGGATGTTAATTAGTTCTCCTCAATTATTCAATACaagagaattaaggttttcttgAAGGGCTTTTGCAATTCAATGAGTGCATAAAAAAGCACTTGGGATGCTAGGGTTTATGAAAAAGAGAGGAGGTAGAGAGATttccaaaatcttcaaattgtCTTCCACTATTCTCTTATATAGAGAATAGAAGAGAAACTCATCAGCTCATGTCTTACATTAGATAGACTTACCCTCAAATTTGATAGTTTTGACTTGTTATCTAAGAGAAAGTAACTTGTCAAAGTTTAATAGCTTTATTTCTATATTCATATAGTAGTCCACAACCAATTTAGTCTATGGATAAATACAatagattcaatttttttgttaccGCTGAAATGTCTTATCTCATACCTAAACTCTTTGTAGGACTCATAAGAATGGATttatgatgagaaaaaaaaaataccaaacaaGCACaatagttttgtttgatccacaATGCATTAGGGGTGTATTCGTCTTAGAAATTAGATGGTGGTGTGAGTTCATCACAATGACAAAAATCTACCTGCACTAGATTTGTGATGAGAAAAAACACAAATCAAGCCTAATAGTATAGTTTAATCCACAATACATGAGAGGTATTTGTCTTAGATTCACAATGAGGCTATAGGAAATTTTCGATAAAAATCCACCCGTGCTAGATTTGGATGTCCATTGCATTCTTACCCAGTTCTCTTTCCTCGTTTGATTGATTTACATGCCGCTTCATTgctaaaataaaaccaaaatccTTTTACAACTTGAGCGCTAGACCATATGAAGCCACTTATGGggatcctttttttctttttataagtaaatttttatccctattgggacttgaacctagaatCTCCCAAACTTGAGCTAGGTCTCAAGGGCTCTACTACTAGGGATCTAAGTATCATCCTacatttggtttcttatcaAACACCAACTTTCAAAACAGACCATAGGATATAGTTGATGCAAATAATGGAAGCATAGCCTATTATGATGCCATGGTTGTGCTAGCAATAGCATACTAAGATCCAACTTGTTAAATACTTACATTTATGCATTTCTCAAATTTATGGCCCATCCACATATTATCACCAACAATGTTGATGAGgcttttgatatttattttactatatttatttaatatattaggcactaaaaattttaaggtcACCATAAATTTTTTAGGTAGCTATTAtatttagatttgtttattCACTTAAACTAACATATTCTTGACTCCTTATATACTAAGTATAGATTTTGTTGCTTTTGTTCATTCTTCGGGCAAATAATTTAATCCTTTTGCCAACTATAACTTCATTTAAAGACTTGCTTTTCATTTTCCCTTAGTTGGCTGcatttttcccaaaaaatagTTGTTTCCATAGATCTAATTATGTGGGAAAAAAATTTGACTAAGAAATACATAGTAtacatatatgaaaatttttatttatttatttttatttttatgagacaCTTATTTTAGTTACACAACATTATGAAATATATGCAAATGTGGAGTCAAACTAATATGTTCTAAGAAGAAATTTTTGAACATCAATGTCATCAATATTATCGATCTCATGAGTATCATACCAAATCCTATCAATTAAATCACTTTCTCAAGAAATATGAGATGTCTAAGTCATATAAGTAAAGATATCTATTCAtggataaaaaaaggaaaaaatgtaaTTGATGATTAGATTGATGATAAAATAGAACCTTGGGTCAtaaatagtaagaaaaaatagatgGCAACCAACGAGTATTCAAGAGGTCCTACATATTTGCATATAAGAATATATTTAGggtaaatatttaataatattagtgATTATTACCATAGCGTTAAATTCCATTAACATTCTAATGaatatatttatggtaaaatTTGTAGATATAAGTCTAGTCATGATAGTTGTTTAATGTCCAACAATCCCAAATTTACAAAACtatattgcacaagtcttttgTCCCAgccaaaacaatttaaaatgagAAGTTATATAGTACATCTTTTCAATTATTGATCCATGGAGACTCATGTGAACAAGTCAATAGAATTGAAGTTAAACTATTTCATTTACATATTTAGGCTAACTTATTACAAATTAGAAGTAATATGCTTTTTGagataaaattctaaagaaaaatgGAGTAAGAAGTGTAAAGTAAATGACAAGATGGTGAAATTGTTCATAAAAGGCCACACATCTAAGATCAAATTTCTACTAAGAATAGAATCTTGGCATTCTTCAAGATGATCTATatatctctttcaaatttagtCTTTGCAACTTCTAATTCCAAATTCATCTCAAGCCGTAATATAAGATTTTGCACATCCTTAATCAAAGTCTATgcttaataaatcaaataaaaaaaaatgagcattCAGTGAGCCAATATAAGCATCAAAGATATCAGGTCTTGATAGATCCAAAGAGAATTTTGTCGCACTACTAATTGATATCCAAGAATCTGGAGAATAGAGATAGAATTCATAACAAGAGATATACTCATCATTGAAATTCTCCCTTAAATGCATTCATTCTCTAGATATATAAAGATTTAGCCACTAATCATAAGAAATTCAACCTTGGTTCCTATGTTCTGCAGCTAAAAAAATGCAGGAAAATGGAAtggatggaaaagaaaaatacaaaaagctctaaactaaattcaaaatattaattacaaaaatgttTAGAAGATTCTCAATAAAGTTATAAGCTATGTGGCAACATCTCATCACGccttatcattaaaacaagtgTAAAAGTAACTATTACAAGCCTTTTGCCTCACTTAAAGttcactttgaataaaaaaggaTTATTTATAATGGAAATCTATTTGACATGAACcacaaatcaaaatttcaatataatgTTACAttggaaatcaaaatttcaatatattaacCCTCTCATTAATTTGATCATTGAAATTTCAATGTGAGCTCCTACTTCATTCTCCACcgcatcaaaattttgatgtaTGCAAATGGTCGCATCAATAGATACTGTTTGTCTAGATTTTCATATCCACATTTTGATTCTATGCTTGTAACACATCAAAATTCAATGTGGGATTTTGTCTTCATAACCACATGGAAATTTTGATTTACTAATTCCTCGTAGCTTTTCTAATATCAAACTAAGATGTCCTCTTGCACTTAAAGTACACTTCTAATCTTCAAAAATTGCAAGACTATGCCATGATCCTTTCATACTATAATTTTTCCTTCATTAATACTGAACTACACTCTTAGTAATCATGCTAAGTCATATTTCCTTCAACACTTTCTTAGCTATCTTTCTCCATTGActcttaaatattctttttactctttatttatgcattttctttaaaacaaagaaTTAGTCCATTAAATTGTACCTTAGCACAAATTGAAGCTAAAAACATTGATTTGTCCACTAAATGGGTCTTAGCACAAATTAGTGATGACAATAGGGTAGGTTTTTTTTAGTACAGACCTCACCCTACCCTGCCTTTAATGGGATGGGTTTGGAATTAAGATAAAAGGGTTAGGGGTGAGTTTGAGATTTTTCTTTAAACTAGGGATGGGTTTAGGGCAGG is drawn from Vitis riparia cultivar Riparia Gloire de Montpellier isolate 1030 chromosome 18, EGFV_Vit.rip_1.0, whole genome shotgun sequence and contains these coding sequences:
- the LOC117907897 gene encoding V-type proton ATPase subunit G1-like; the encoded protein is MDSMKGQGGIQMLLTAEQEARQIISSAKNLKLTRLKQAKEEAEREVKLYHSNMEAAHQKKISETSGSSGSNVKRLDEETAMRIQSLKESASRVSSDVVAMLIKHVTAVEA